One genomic window of Cricetulus griseus strain 17A/GY chromosome 3, alternate assembly CriGri-PICRH-1.0, whole genome shotgun sequence includes the following:
- the LOC113834606 gene encoding LOW QUALITY PROTEIN: RNA-binding motif protein, X chromosome-like (The sequence of the model RefSeq protein was modified relative to this genomic sequence to represent the inferred CDS: inserted 4 bases in 3 codons) has product MVEADRPGKLFIGGLNLETDEKALETAFGKYGRIIEVLLMKDRETSKSRGFAFVTFENPADAKAAARDMNGKSLDGKAIKVAQATKPVFESGRRGPRPPRSRGRPRGLRGXPGGGPRRPPSRGGSADEGGYTXGFRPATFAGPMPLKRGPPPRRAGPPPKRAAPSGPARSGAGIRGGAAGSXGRDGYGGPPRRELPPPRRDPYLGPRDEGYSPRESYSSRDYPSARDPRDFAPSPRDYTYRDYGHSSARDECPSRGYCERDGYGGRERDYGEHPSGGSYRDPFDSYGDPRGAGPARGPPPSYGGGRYEEYRGCSPDGYGGRDSYRSERYSSGRERVGRPERGLPPSVERSCPTPRDSYSRSGRRAPPRGGGRVGSRLERGGGRSRY; this is encoded by the exons ATGGTTGAAGCCGACCGTCCTGGGAAGCTCTTCATCGGAGGTCTCAACCTCGAAACCGACGAGAAAGCCCTGGAGACGGCGTTCGGCAAGTATGGCCGCATCATCGAGGTGCTCCTGATGAAGGACCGGGAAACCTCCAAGTCCCGAGGCTTCGCGTTCGTCACCTTCGAGAACCCCGCGGACGCCAAGGCCGCCGCCCGAGACATGAATGGCAAGTCCCTGGATGGTAAGGCCATCAAGGTGGCCCAGGCCACCAAGCCGGTGTTCGAGAGCGGCCGGCGCGGGCCCCGCCCTCCCCGCAGCCGCGGCCGTCCGAGGGGCCTGCGCG ACCCCGGCGGAGGCCCGCGGCGCCCGCCCTCCCGGGGCGGGTCGGCCGACGAAGGCGGCTACAC GGGATTTCGACCTGCGACCTTCGCGGGCCCGATGCCGCTGAAGCGCGGGCCACCGCCGCGCCGGGCCGGGCCACCGCCCAAGAGAGCAGCGCCGTCGGGCCCGGCGCGCAGCGGCGCGGGAATTCGCGGCGGGGCCGCGGGCT CGGGGCGAGACGGCTACGGGGGCCCTCCGCGCCGGGAGCTGCCGCCGCCGCGCCGCGACCCGTACCTGGGCCCGCGCGACGAGGGCTACTCGCCCCGGGAGAGCTACTCGAGCCGCGACTACCCGAGCGCCCGAGACCCGCGCGACTTCGCGCCCTCGCCGCGCGACTACACCTACCGCGACTATGGCCACTCGAGCGCGCGCGACGAGTGCCCTTCCAGGGGCTACTGCGAGCGCGACGGCTACGGGGGCCGCGAGCGCGACTACGGCGAGCACCCTAGCGGAGGCTCCTACCGAGACCCCTTCGACAGCTACGGGGACCCGCGTGGCGCCGGCCCTGCCCGAGGTCCGCCGCCATCTTACGGCGGAGGCCGCTACGAAGAGTACCGCGGCTGCTCGCCCGACGGCTATGGCGGCCGCGACAGCTACCGCAGCGAGCGCTACTCGAGTGGCCGCGAGCGCGTGGGCAGGCCGGAGCGCGGGCTGCCGCCGTCTGTGGAACGAAGCTGCCCGACTCCGCGCGACTCCTACAGCCGCTCGGGCCGCCGGGCGCCCCCCAGGGGCGGAGGCCGAGTGGGAAGCCGCCTGGAGCGAGGGGGAGGTCGGAGCAGGTACTGA